The region CCGATCACCGGCCCATGGTCGGTCTTGATCACCAGACCGAGACGTTCATTCTCTTCAGATGCCTTGTTAAGGCTGGCATTGAGAAACGCCCCGGGGAAATAGAATTTGTCGACGACCGTGCCTGACATTGGCGCGCGGTTAACATGCACATCAAAGACATTCATGAAGATCGCAATCCGGGTATAGGACGCATCGGGCAGATCCATTTCCGCCGGTGCGGGCAGATCTTCAACGGAAAGAACACGGCCATCTGCCGGGGCGATGACGAGCCCCTCCCTGTCGGGAGTCGTCCGGACCGGATTACGGAAGAAATAGACACACCATAGAGTGAGGATCAGACCAGGCCAGAAAAAATGCTCCCAGAGCGCGGACAGAATCAGCGTTGCGATGGCAAAAATGGAAATGAACGGCCAGCCTGCCGGATGGATGGGCACCAGAACATTTTCCCTGATGGACTGAAAGACATGCATCGGTTTCACCTGCCTGCCCGGGATGCCGCATCTTCGGCGGCGTTGCGGATAGCGCGGATATTTTCGGCATAGAGCGCCGGATCGTTCTTGCCGAACACCGCTGACCCCGCCACCAGTACATTGGCCCCGGCGGCTGCAACCAGCGGGGCGGTTTGCACTGTCACGCCTCCATCGACTTCGATATCAACGGGTCTGTCGCCAATCATCTCGGCAACAGCGCTGATTTTCGGGAGCACCGCCTCAATGAATTTCTGGCCGCCGAAACCCGGATTGACCGTCATCAGCAAAACGAGGTCGAGACGATCGATCACATGGGCAATCGCCGCAACAGGTGTCGCCGGGTTGAGCGCAACCCCGGCCTTGACGCCAAGATCACGGATGGCCGCAAGCGAGCGGTCAAGATGGCGGCAGGCTTCGGCATGAATGGTGATGATCTCCGCCCCCGAATCAGCGAAATCAGCGATATAGGCATCGGGATTGCTGATCATCAGATGCGCATCAAAGCATGTCTCGCTCCGGCCACGCAAACGCTTGATCACCGGCGGGCCAAAGGTGATGTTAGGCACAAAATCACCATCCATCACATCAAGGTGAATCCAATCCGCCCCCGCTTCCTCCACGGCTGAAACCTCATCGCCAAGGCAGGCAAAATCAGCGGAAAGAATAGACGGGGCAATGCGGATCGGACGCGTGGTCATCTCTTTCTTATCCCTAGATCAGGGCCCCCATTGCAACGGCGGTATCCGCCATCCGGTTGGAGAAACCCCATTCATTATCGTACCAGGTCATGATCCGGCAAAGCCCGCCTTCCATGACCTTGGTCTGGTCCATGTGGAAGATGGAAGATCTCGGGTCATGGTTGAAATCCATCGACACAAGGGGTGCATCGGTATAGCCGAGCACGCCCTTGAGCCTGCCATCGGCGGCGTCGCGGATAAGGCCGTTGATTTCCTCGACGCTGGTCGCACGATTGGTGGTGAATTTGAGATCAACCACCGAAACATTCGGGGTAGGCACCCGCATCGCCACACCATCAAGCTTGCCGTTCAACTCCGGCAGGACCAGGCCAACCGCTCTGGCGGCACCGGTGGTGGTGGGGATCATGCTGGTGGCGGCCGCCCGGGCACGATAAAGATCCTTGTGCATCGTATCCAGGACCGGTTGATCGCCGGTATAGCTGTGGATTGTGGTCATGAATCCCTGCTCAATGCCGACGGCACCATGAAGGACCGCGGCAACAGGCGCAAGACAGTTCGTCGTGCAGGAGGCGTTGGAGACAACCATATGTTCGGCGGTCAGTTTATCATGGTTGACGCCATAGACAACGGTCAGGTCAGCGCCGGTGGCCGGAGCCGAGACAAGAACACGGCGGGAGCCGTTTTCAAGATGTGCCGCCGCCTTGTCGCGATCGGTGAAAATCCCGGTGCATTCCATGGCGATATCAACACCCATATCACCCCAGGGCAGATCTTTCGGGTCACGGATGGCCGTCACCTTGATCGGGCCGCGCCCAACATTGATGGCGTCACCATCCACGGTAACATTCGCCGGGAACCTGCCGTGAACGCTGTCATATTGCAGAAGATGCGCGTTGGTTTCAACCGGGCCGAGGTCGTTGATCGCCACCACCTCAATATCTGTCCGCCCGGATTCGATAATCCCGCGAAGTATGTTCCGGCCGATCCGGCCAAATCCGTTAATTGCGACTTTTACTGCCATGCGTCTTCCCCTTCAGGACGTGATGATTGCCACCGCTTTTGCGGCCACTGCCGCGGCGGTGATGTTGAAATGATCATAGAGTTTCGGGCCCGGCGCGGATTCACCGAAACTGTTCATGCCGATGAATCCGCCATCGGTGCCGATATATTTCTCCCAGCCGAAACCTGAAGCGGCTTCAACAGCGATCCGGGGCCCTTCGCCCAGAACAGATTTGCGATAGGCCTCCTCCTGCCGGTCAAAAAGCTCCCAGCAGGGAAGTGAGACCACCGCCGCGTTGATATGATGCTCTGCCTTGAGGATGTCTCTTGCCTCCATCGCAAGCGCGAGTTCCGTGCCGGTGGCAATCAGGGTGATATCACGCCTGCCATCTGCCTCAGCCAGGACATAACCGCCAAGGGCAACCTTGTTTTCGGATGATTTCTCCCGCCGCAGCGTTGGCGTAGCCTGACGCGACAGGGCCAGTACCGATGGCGCATTCGCAAGGCCGAGCGCCACTTCCCAGGCTTCGGCCACTTCCACCGCGTCACCGGGACGGAAGACATGAAGATCCGGCGTTGCCCGAAGCATGGCGAGATGCTCGATCGGCTGATGCGTCGGCCCGTCTTCTCCAAGACCGATGGAATCATGGGTCATCACATAGACAACACGCTGCTGCATCAGGGCGGAAAGACGCATCGCGCCCCGGGCGTAATCCGAGAAGACAAGGAACGTCCCGCCATAGGGAACAAGCCCGCCATGAAGGGCAATTCCGTTCATGGCAGCGGCCATCCCGTGCTCGCGTATCCCGTAATAGATATACCGGCCCTTGAACCTGCCCGGCAGAACAGGGGCTGTATCGGCGGTCTTTGTCAGGTTCGAGCCGGTGAGATCAGCCGAGCCGCCGATGGTCAGGTCGGTGGCGGCATTCACCACCTCAAGCGTTTTCTGGCTCGATTGTCTCGTGGCCAGTTTCGGCGCGTCCTCTTTGAGCTGTTTAATATAGGCTTTCATCATGCGGGTGAATTTCGCTGGCAGCTCACCGGAGATGGCGGCAGTAAAGCGCTTGCGCTTTGGTGAGGTTTCGAGCCTTTCAGTCCAGTCCTCGTAATCCGGAACTGATCGCCTTGCGGCGTTTGTCCAGGCTTCGGCCACATCGGCCGGAATCTCAAAAGGCGGGCTGGACCAGCCCAGCGCCTTGCGGGTTGCGGCAATCTCTTCATCCCCGAGAGGCGCGCCATGTGTCTTGGCCGTTCCGGCAAGGGTCGGGGCGCCAAAGCCGATGGTCGTCTTGCAGGCAATGAGCGACGGCTTGCGGCTGGACATGGCGGCGGTCACCGCCAGGCGGATAGCGTCGTGATCATGGCCATCGATGGACTGGACATGCCAGCCGGCGGCGCGGAAACGGGCGATCTGATTGGTCGAGGTCGAAAGATCCGTGCCGCCATCGATGGAGATGGAATTGTCGTCCCAGAACACCGTCAGCCGGCCGAGTTTCAGATGCCCGGCAAGATCAATCGCCTCATGGCTGATCCCTTCCTGAAGACAGCCGTCACCGGCAATCACCCAGGTGCGGTGGTTGACGAGCTTCTCGCCAAAGCGCGACGCCATGATCCGTTCGGCCAGCGCCATGCCGACCGAGGTGGCAAGACCCTGCCCGAGCGGCCCGGTAGTTGTTTCGATACCTTTTGCCATGCCGTATTCGGGATGCCCGGCGGTAATGGCCCCAAACTGGCGGAAATTACGGATCTGATCCATCGTCATGTCGGCATAACCCATGAGATGATTCACCGCGTAATGGAGCATCGAGCCATGCCCGGCGGAAAGAACGAATCGATCCCGGTCCGGCCAGGACGGGTCCGAAGGGTTCAGTTTGATGAATTCCGAAAAAAGAACGGCGGCAACATCTGCCATGCCCATCGGCATGCCGGGATGACCGGAATTTGCCGCCTGCACCGCATCCATTGAAAGAAACCGAATGGCATCCGCCATTTTGCGCCCCAGAGACGCGGAAGCATTGACGCTGGACATCTGACCCTCTTCTCATTGCCCACGGAATTCGGCACATCTTGATCGCGTATCTGCCGAAGCCGTGGCTGGTAGCCTTTCTTAGCAACTGTTGCGCCTCTCTTCAACCGGGGATCGCCCCAAAATGGCGCTATTGATGCTCCTTTTCCAGTCGCTCCACATCTTCCCTTGCTCCGAAGAAGAGCGGCACACGCTGATGCAGGTGTTCCGGCACAAGATCAAGAATGGCGCCGGTGCCATGACTTGCTCTGCCACCTGCCTTTTCCGCCAGAAATGCCATGGGGCTGGCTTCGTAGACAAGCCTGAGCCGCCCGGCCTCATTGCCGGGGCGGTTGTCCCCGGGATAGAGGAAGATGCCGCCGCGGCGAAAGATTCGCCAGGCATCGGCAACAAGCGAACCAACCCAGCGCATGCGGAATGATCTGCCGAGCGGGCCATCCTTGCCCGCCAGCACATCGGCCATCCATCGCTGAACCGGCGGATACCAGTGATTTGCGTAGGCGGAATTGATCGCAAATTCATTGGTTGAGGCAGGGATTTCCACATCCCCTGCCATGGCGACGAACTCCCCGTGATCCGGATCAAGAACAAAGCACCTTGCCTTGTCGCTTCCGGCCAGACCAAGGATGAGCGTTGTCTGTGGGCCGTAGGTGAAAAATCCGGCCGCCAGCTGGTTGCGGCCAGGCTGAAGGGTGTTTTCGGCCGGCACGTCACCTGCCGGCAGCAGCGAGAAAATGGTTCCGATGGTCACGTTGACGCTGATATTCGATGACCCGTCCAGCGGGTCCACGGCAACAAGGAGGCTTCCTTCAGGGTTGAGCGGCACCGGATCTTCCTGCTCCTCGGAAAGAAGACAGGCAGCACCGCTGCCGGAAAGACACGAGCAGATCAGCTCTTCTGCCTGAACATCAAGAGCTTTCTGGCTGTCGCCATCGCTGTTGGTGCCGCCGATATCCGACCCAAGATCAGCGGATATACCGTTTCGATGCACCAGATGCGTGATCTGCCCTGCCGCATCGGCTAGACCGAGAATGACGGAAACCTGATCGGCATCCGTCTCGCCGGCCTGTATTGCCGCCTTGAGAAAAGCCGTCAACTTCATGCAAAACCTCCGGGGTGCTGAACGCGAAAACTAACGAGGATGGCGATCTTCCGGCAGCCCCACAACCTCCCCGGGCCGGATATATCTGTCATCCCATGCCTTGCGGGAAAAAACCTCTCTCACCATCGGCTCGTAATACGAAAGGGGCGGCATCGGGTAGTCCGGGTCAAAGGACATCTGATCCCAGCGCTCACAGAAATCGGCGCAGCTCTGCCAATAGGGGTTTTCGCGGAATTCATCGCGTTTATCTGGATTCCAGCCATAATGATGGCCGTAGTATTTCATCTGGAAAATGCCGTGTTTTTCCACCACCCAGGAAACTTCTTCCCGCACATAGGGTCGGATGATTTCGGCCGCCATGCGATCGTGATTCTGTGGTGAAAGCCCGTCGCCGATATCATGGATGAGGGCCGCGACGATCCAGTCGAGATCGGCGCCGTCATGTTCCGCCCTTGCCGCCGATTGCAGCCCATGCTCAAGCCGGTTGATCTTGTATCCGGTGAGGGATTCCCTGCCCTGCCCTTCCAACTGGTCAAGGATGCGATCCGCGGTCCGGTCGCAATATTCATGCTCGAGTTCCGCAAGCATCTGATAATCTTCATAAGTTCCTTCATCCATCCGCGTGAAGGATACGACTTTCTCCGCCATCTGATCACTCTCCTGGATCGGCCCTTGAAAGGCACTGTTAACGTAACCGATTATGGGGCAAACCGTGCTCATCTTGCAAGACAGGATAAACGCCAATGGACTGGATGAAACTTTTTATGTCGAGGCTGATCTTCGGTTCTGCCCCATTGCCGCCCGAGCCGGGCTAAGATGACGCCGGCATGCTGATCTCCCCGGTCACCCGGCCGCCCGTGAGCCGCTCAAGTTCAGCAAAGCTGCACCCGAACACCAGATGCGTATGCCCCGCCGCTGCCCAGACGGTTTCCGAACGTGACAGCGCCGAGTCGATCAGCACCACCACCTCTTCGGGCAGGCCTGCCGGCGAAACTCCCCCGATGGAATAACCTGTCACGTCCTTGACGCGTGTAGCATCCGGGCGGCTGATCTTGCCGCCAAGGCCAAGAACCCGGACAACCGCCGCCATATCACAGCGCCGATCCCCGCTGATGAGCACGGCAACCGGCATCGGCTGGCCTTGGAGCGGACCTGCCGATGGAACGAGATCGAAAATCAGCGTCTTGACGATGGCCGCGACATCAACCTTGAGCGAGCTGGCTGCCTCTTCGGCGCTGCGGGCGGTCTCCGCAAGTGCAACCAGCCGCGCTGACATCCCTGCTGCGTCAAGCGCTGCCTTGACCTTGCGGGTAGCCGGCGTGTCGGGCGCTGCGGGTGACGTCATCCCCGCGCCTCCGGCCAGGCCTGCCTGCTTAACTGGAGCAGGTCCGAGGCTGGCCTAATTCCGGGCATCAACCGCGACCGCCAACATGCAGAGCAATTCGAACATCATGGAAACACCAACCCAGGCCGTGTTGCCGCTTTGATCGAATGGCGGTGAAACTTCCACCAGATCAGCACCGATGAGGTTGAGCCCTTCGAGCCGCCGCACGAGCAACTGGGCTTCGCGGGTGGTGAAGCCGCCGATTTCAGGCGTGCCCGTGCCAGGGGCAAAGGCAGGATCGATACAGTCGATATCAAAACTGACATAGGTTGGCGCATCGCCAACGACAGCCCGGGCCTGATCCATGACATCGGCAATACTACGATCGGCAAACTCATCCATGGTGATGATCGTAACGCCGTTTGCCCTTCCCCATTCGATATCTTCGCCATCATACATGGTGCCGCGGATACCGATCTGCACCACCCGTTTCGGGTCAAGCAGGCCTTCTTCGATGGCCCGGCGGAACGGGGTGCCATGGGTGAAGCGGAAGCCGTCGAAATAGCTGTCGAAAAGATCGGTATGGGCATCGAAATGGATCATCCCCACCGGACCGTTTGTGGCAAGACCGCGGAGAACCGGCAGCGAGACCAGATGATCCCCCCCTGCGGTCATGGGGATGATGCCTCTTGAACTGATCTCAGCGTAGAAATTCGTCACCCGTTCCAGCGTATCGTTGAGATCGGCCGGATTGATCGGGCAATCGCCAAGATCCGCGCAATTCACCATCTTGAATGGGGAGATATAGGAAACAGGATGGGTGGACCTGATCATGGTCGAAAGGTCACGCAACTGGCGCGGGCCATGGCGGGCACCGGGGCGGTTGGTTGTCCCGCCATCCCATGGCACACCGACGATGCCGATATCCACCTCCCCTATTCTCGGGTGGTCAAAACCCACTATCGGCAGACGCATGAAGGTCGGCACGCCGGCAAATCTTGGCAGTTGAGCGCCGGAAACCGGCTCAAAGAAAGATGATGCGCTCATATCTTGCTCCCTTACTCATCATCAATGGCAATATATGTGGCCCGGATATCGCTGTAGGCTTCAAAAGCAAAAGCCGAGGATTCCCGTCCAAAACCTGAATTCTTGACGCCGCCAAAAGGCATGTCCGGCGGAATTAGATTATACGAATTGACCCAGACATTGC is a window of Alphaproteobacteria bacterium LSUCC0684 DNA encoding:
- a CDS encoding phosphatidylserine decarboxylase, with the translated sequence MHVFQSIRENVLVPIHPAGWPFISIFAIATLILSALWEHFFWPGLILTLWCVYFFRNPVRTTPDREGLVIAPADGRVLSVEDLPAPAEMDLPDASYTRIAIFMNVFDVHVNRAPMSGTVVDKFYFPGAFLNASLNKASEENERLGLVIKTDHGPVIGCIQIAGLVARRILCDVAEGDTLKTGEHYGIIRFGSRVDVWLPKPVKVLAIPGQRTIAGETMIADYTRGAKANTTGTAR
- the rpe gene encoding ribulose-phosphate 3-epimerase, which gives rise to MTTRPIRIAPSILSADFACLGDEVSAVEEAGADWIHLDVMDGDFVPNITFGPPVIKRLRGRSETCFDAHLMISNPDAYIADFADSGAEIITIHAEACRHLDRSLAAIRDLGVKAGVALNPATPVAAIAHVIDRLDLVLLMTVNPGFGGQKFIEAVLPKISAVAEMIGDRPVDIEVDGGVTVQTAPLVAAAGANVLVAGSAVFGKNDPALYAENIRAIRNAAEDAASRAGR
- the gap gene encoding type I glyceraldehyde-3-phosphate dehydrogenase, with the protein product MAVKVAINGFGRIGRNILRGIIESGRTDIEVVAINDLGPVETNAHLLQYDSVHGRFPANVTVDGDAINVGRGPIKVTAIRDPKDLPWGDMGVDIAMECTGIFTDRDKAAAHLENGSRRVLVSAPATGADLTVVYGVNHDKLTAEHMVVSNASCTTNCLAPVAAVLHGAVGIEQGFMTTIHSYTGDQPVLDTMHKDLYRARAAATSMIPTTTGAARAVGLVLPELNGKLDGVAMRVPTPNVSVVDLKFTTNRATSVEEINGLIRDAADGRLKGVLGYTDAPLVSMDFNHDPRSSIFHMDQTKVMEGGLCRIMTWYDNEWGFSNRMADTAVAMGALI
- the tkt gene encoding transketolase; this translates as MSSVNASASLGRKMADAIRFLSMDAVQAANSGHPGMPMGMADVAAVLFSEFIKLNPSDPSWPDRDRFVLSAGHGSMLHYAVNHLMGYADMTMDQIRNFRQFGAITAGHPEYGMAKGIETTTGPLGQGLATSVGMALAERIMASRFGEKLVNHRTWVIAGDGCLQEGISHEAIDLAGHLKLGRLTVFWDDNSISIDGGTDLSTSTNQIARFRAAGWHVQSIDGHDHDAIRLAVTAAMSSRKPSLIACKTTIGFGAPTLAGTAKTHGAPLGDEEIAATRKALGWSSPPFEIPADVAEAWTNAARRSVPDYEDWTERLETSPKRKRFTAAISGELPAKFTRMMKAYIKQLKEDAPKLATRQSSQKTLEVVNAATDLTIGGSADLTGSNLTKTADTAPVLPGRFKGRYIYYGIREHGMAAAMNGIALHGGLVPYGGTFLVFSDYARGAMRLSALMQQRVVYVMTHDSIGLGEDGPTHQPIEHLAMLRATPDLHVFRPGDAVEVAEAWEVALGLANAPSVLALSRQATPTLRREKSSENKVALGGYVLAEADGRRDITLIATGTELALAMEARDILKAEHHINAAVVSLPCWELFDRQEEAYRKSVLGEGPRIAVEAASGFGWEKYIGTDGGFIGMNSFGESAPGPKLYDHFNITAAAVAAKAVAIITS
- a CDS encoding class 1 fructose-bisphosphatase; the encoded protein is MKLTAFLKAAIQAGETDADQVSVILGLADAAGQITHLVHRNGISADLGSDIGGTNSDGDSQKALDVQAEELICSCLSGSGAACLLSEEQEDPVPLNPEGSLLVAVDPLDGSSNISVNVTIGTIFSLLPAGDVPAENTLQPGRNQLAAGFFTYGPQTTLILGLAGSDKARCFVLDPDHGEFVAMAGDVEIPASTNEFAINSAYANHWYPPVQRWMADVLAGKDGPLGRSFRMRWVGSLVADAWRIFRRGGIFLYPGDNRPGNEAGRLRLVYEASPMAFLAEKAGGRASHGTGAILDLVPEHLHQRVPLFFGAREDVERLEKEHQ
- a CDS encoding HD domain-containing protein, with the protein product MAEKVVSFTRMDEGTYEDYQMLAELEHEYCDRTADRILDQLEGQGRESLTGYKINRLEHGLQSAARAEHDGADLDWIVAALIHDIGDGLSPQNHDRMAAEIIRPYVREEVSWVVEKHGIFQMKYYGHHYGWNPDKRDEFRENPYWQSCADFCERWDQMSFDPDYPMPPLSYYEPMVREVFSRKAWDDRYIRPGEVVGLPEDRHPR
- a CDS encoding YbaK/EbsC family protein, with protein sequence MTSPAAPDTPATRKVKAALDAAGMSARLVALAETARSAEEAASSLKVDVAAIVKTLIFDLVPSAGPLQGQPMPVAVLISGDRRCDMAAVVRVLGLGGKISRPDATRVKDVTGYSIGGVSPAGLPEEVVVLIDSALSRSETVWAAAGHTHLVFGCSFAELERLTGGRVTGEISMPASS
- the speB gene encoding agmatinase, encoding MSASSFFEPVSGAQLPRFAGVPTFMRLPIVGFDHPRIGEVDIGIVGVPWDGGTTNRPGARHGPRQLRDLSTMIRSTHPVSYISPFKMVNCADLGDCPINPADLNDTLERVTNFYAEISSRGIIPMTAGGDHLVSLPVLRGLATNGPVGMIHFDAHTDLFDSYFDGFRFTHGTPFRRAIEEGLLDPKRVVQIGIRGTMYDGEDIEWGRANGVTIITMDEFADRSIADVMDQARAVVGDAPTYVSFDIDCIDPAFAPGTGTPEIGGFTTREAQLLVRRLEGLNLIGADLVEVSPPFDQSGNTAWVGVSMMFELLCMLAVAVDARN